In Camarhynchus parvulus chromosome 28, STF_HiC, whole genome shotgun sequence, the following proteins share a genomic window:
- the TJP3 gene encoding tight junction protein ZO-3 — protein MAPAPGWRLRAGGFHRNWSPLTASALGWERYRPRREAEKRGVDLIAVSAGKRPRGTRDDGGLVLRQSLGHKGLRKAPWSDTTATSPGAQLLPGRIPGSPDVGLRKRPAPAKRSRSQSEPPGRAAATESLPSLCWWVPTMEEMVIWEQHTVTLSKDPHRGFGFAVSGGRDRPNRTTGDTAVFVSDVVSGGPAMGQLQKKDHIVMVNGLSMENVPSSVAIQTLKTCGKIANITLKRPKKIHLPVSKSSPGSPAVPRHYDSDEEYRLHRSQDDLDHSQGYDGDSSSERSSGHQRDEHRQHRLVSRSRRRSQDSSHRVQSSSDRRGQGRHCSFGQDGDTNGLALVSGFKRLPCQDVPMKPITSVLVKQKQNEEYGLKLGSQLFIKHIVESGLAAKGNSLQEGDLILKINGVASQDMSLAETQQLIEQTEGILTLLILRDHRQFLVNIPDVDSQSDSSRMDDISDIDSELSHPPSPEASPRSPAAARTKSPERGRSNREPVAKVTVADAQGPDLLEAMEQDRHSPHTSLTARAAHKDGYSTNSRVVQFVKAKSVGLRLTGGNDVGIFVSSVQEGSLADSQGVQEGDQILQVNDTSFQNMTREEAVEYLMALPPGEEVTLWIQSKQDIYRKMVSSNVGDSFYIRTHFDFEKDTPSGLSFVRGDVFHVLDTMYRGRLGSWLAVRMGRDLQEQEKGIIPNRSRAEQIASLESVLKATSGANPSGARAEFWKLRGLRGAKKMLRKSREDLSALTKQGHYPPYERVVLKEASFKRPVVILGPIADIAVQKLSRELPELFEIAPSVPRDGASSKVIKLDSVRQIAEKNKHALLDITPSAVERLNYVQYYPVVVFCEPESRQGIKAMRQWLAPDSRKSSRRLYAQANKMKKYCSHLFTATISLSGSGNAWYEQIQDIVRTQQSQPVWTTAEQADVATEDSLDLLNPPSRAPSGYLTCDSRANSDYDDTTDGEAGAYTDGEAEEAYDQPGLARSSEPAQLAPSQGLDSSEPAQLAPSHSQSEQVPKQPRQGRRYDSIREYEHEAVKRRFTRARDDSDHNEGYEWGPATDV, from the exons ATGGCTCCGGCTCCGGGCTGGCGGCTGCGGGCCGGGGGCTTCCACAGAAACTGGTCCCCCCTCACCGCTTCGGCGCTGGGCTGGGAGCGGTACCGGCCCCGGAGGGAGGCGGAGAAGCGCGGCGTGGACCTGATCGCTGTCAGCGCCGGAAAGCGGCCCCGCGGAACCAGGGATGACGGAGGCCTGGTCCTCAG GCAGAGTCTGGGCCACAAAGGGTTACGCAAGGCACCCTGGAGTGACACCACTGCCACCAGCCCgggagctcagctccttcctggtCGGATCCCAGGCTCG CCTGATGTTGGATTGAGGAAGAGGCCGGCGCCTGCGAAGAGGAGCCGGAGCCAGTCAGAGCCCCCTGGCCGTGCGGCTGCCACCGAGTCCCTGCCCAGCTTGTGCTGGTGGGTGCCCACCATGGAGGAGATGGTGATCTGGGAGCAGCACACGGTGACACTGAGCAAG GACCCTCACCGGGGCTTTGGATTTGCTGTCTCCGGAGGCCGTGACCGTCCCAACAGGACAACTGGGGACACAGCGGTGTTTGTTTCAGATGTGGTGTCTGGGGGACCAGCAATGGGTCAGCTCCA GAAGAAGGATCACATCGTGATGGTGAATGGCCTTTCCATGGAGAACGTCCCATCCTCTGTTGCCATCCAGACACTTAAAACCTGTGGCAAGATCGCCAACATT ACACTGAAAAGGCCAAAGAAGATTCACCTTCCTGTGAgcaagagcagccctgggtcCCCTGCCGTGCCCCGGCACTACGACTCAGATGAGGAGTACAGGCTGCACCGCTCCCAGGATGACCTGGATCACAGCCAGGGCTACGATGGGGACTCGTCCAGCGAGAGGAGCTCTGGTCACCAGCGCGATGAGCATCgccagcacaggctggtgtCACGGAGCCGCAGGCGgagccaggacagcagccaccgggtgcagagcagctcagatcGGAGAGGCCAGGGCCGGCATTGCTCCTTTGGCCAGGACGGGGACACCAATGGGCTGGCCCTGGTGTCAGGCTTCAAGCGGCTGCCGTGCCAGGATGTGCCAATGAAGCCCATCACCTCGGTCCTGgtgaagcagaagcagaatgaGG AGTATGGCCTGAAGCTGGGGAGTCAGCTTTTCATCAAGCACATAGTGGAGAGCGGGCTGGCGGCCAAGGGCAACTCCTTGCAGGAGGGAGACCTCATCCTGAAG ATCAATGGGGTAGCCAGCCAGGACATGTCCTTGGCTGAAACCCAGCAGCTCATTGAGCAGACAGAGGGGATCCTGACCCTGCTCATCCTCCGTGACCACCGGCAGTTCCTGGTCAACATCCCTGACGTTGACAGCCAGAGTGACAGCTCCCGGATGGACG aTATCTCAGACATCGACTCAGAGCTGTCCCATCCGCCATCTCCAGAGGCCTCCCCACgatctccagctgctgccaggacaaAATCACC GGAGAGGGGACGATCAAACAGGGAGCCTGTGGCCAAGGTGACTGTAGCTGATGCTCAGGGCCCAG accTTCTGGAAGCCATGGAGCAGGATAGGCACAGCCCCCACACCAGCCTCACTGCCCGAGCTGCCCACAAGGACGG GTACAGCACCAACTCCCGGGTTGTGCAGTTTGTGAAGGCCAAGAGCGTGGGGCTGCGGCTGACGGGAGGGAACGATGTGGGCATCTTCGTGTCGAGCGTGCAGGAGGGGAGCCTGGCTGACAGCCAGGGGGTTCAGGAAGGTGACCAGATCCTGCAG GTGAATGACACCAGTTTCCAGAACATGACCCGTGAGGAGGCTGTGGAATATCTCATGGCCCTGCCCCCAGGCGAGGAGGTCACACTGTGGATCCAGAGCAAGCAGGACA TTTACAGGAAGATGGTCTCGTCCAACGTGGGTGACTCGTTCTACATCCGGACACACTTTGACTTTGAGAAGGATACGCCATCAGGGCTCAGCTTTGTCCGTGGGGACGTGTTCCACGTGCTGGACACCATGTACcggggcaggctggggagctggctggctgtgcgcatgggcagggacctgcaggagcaggaaaagggcaTCATCCCCAACCGGAGCAG ggcCGAGCAGATTGCCAGCCTGGAGTCGGTGCTGAAAGCCACGTCTGGAGCCAACCCCTCCGGGGCAAGGGCTGAGTTTTGGAAGCTGCGGGGCTTGCGGGGAGCCAAGAAGATGCTGCGGAAGAGCCGGGAGGACCTGTCTGCCCTCACAAAGCAGGGGCACTACCCACCCTATGAGAGGGTGGTCCTCAAGGAAG CCAGCTTCAAGCGGCCCGTGGTGATCCTGGGCCCCATCGCAGACATCGCTGTGCAgaagctgagcagggagctgcctgagctgtTTGAAATTGCCC cgAGTGTGCCCCGAGATGGGGCATCGTCCAAGGTCATCAAGCTGGACTCAGTGCGGCAGATCGCAGAAAAG aACAAGCACGCCTTGCTGGACATCACGCCCTCGGCTGTAGAGCGCCTCAATTACGTGCAGTACTACCCCGTGGTGGTGTTCTGCGAGCCCGAGAGCCGCCAGGGCATCAAGGCCATGCGGCAGTGGCTGGCACCCGACTCCAGGAAGAGCTCCCGGCGCCTCTATGCCCAGGCCAACAAGATGAAGAAGTATTGCAGCCACCTCTTCACGGCCACCATCAGCCTCAGTGGCAGCGGCAATGCATGGTATGAGCAGATCCAGGACATCGTAAGGACACAGCAAAGCCAGCCAGTCTGGACAACAGCAGAGCAG GCAGATGTAGCCACCGAGGACAGTCTGGACCTGCTGAACCCACCAAGCAGAGCGCCCTCAGGCTACCTGACCTGTGACAGCCGTGCCAACAGCGACTACGACGACACCACGGATGGGGAGGCAGGCGCCTACACTGATGGCGAGGCAGAGGAGGCCTATgaccagcctgggctggcccGTTCctctgagccagcacagctggcccCCAGCCAGGGCCTGGACTCctctgagccagcacagctggcccccagccacagccagagtGAACAG GTGCCCAAACAGCCACGGCAGGGCAGGCGCTATGACAGCATCAG GGAATATGAGCATGAGGCGGTGAAGAGGAGGTTCACACGGGCCAGGGATGACTCAGACCACAATGAAGGCTACGAGTGGGGCCCAGCCACAGATGTGTAG